A portion of the Candidatus Neomarinimicrobiota bacterium genome contains these proteins:
- a CDS encoding two-component regulator propeller domain-containing protein: MIDSVKLLLLLVLASVAIGQDIPSYQFETIDINDGLSLNNVMTITQDKYGFMWFGTEDGLNRYDGVSFKVFRHDPLDSTSINSSSIFSTLVDSHGDLWVATYVFGLNKYDYETESFLHYPKESPAGLTIGDASIYSLLEDHNGYIWLGTSGSGLFRFDPVTGQLSTVQDLISNDIALTDSIVYSLFEDHNNQLWIPTLNGLNVLDLETFALRTYKYDPNDSTSLFDNSVNCIYESFDGGEYQIWIGTNWGGFEKYDQENDNFIHYGIHSTNNPDYPETSINYMIQENQDRIWLGTDSKGIMIVDTQGNLLETIARKIYDDTALNDDVIQHLYDDGDIIWVATSSGGVGKYVRNRKKIYTIGYDPLDPDGLHDNRVVKIEPDQKGNFWIATWTTGLSLYNPESQSFKVFQHDPDDPGSVSDNAIQDMLVDKNNNLWVISGSTTLDVLRNGESSFEHLEASQEPGGLPSQYLLTIFEDQAGFIWFGSWEEGLFKLDPATMQFQIHCEPAVNNITLGDISFYSMFEDSRGMLWIGAENEGLISYNQEKGSLKQFKSVPGDPYALPNNDVMCFHEDDAGFIWLGTYGGGLTKFDPLNNTFENFGIEQGLVNAAVYKIFEDIHGHLWLSTNYGLARFDKEQKLFKSFGVDDGVLSKEFNPGGCVDENGLMYFCGVQGVTYFDPTQITDNKHIPPIHFTDLSIMNYPIEINKLYHDRLVLERSLTENPTIQLFPEDLFFSVRFSALDYYYSENNQYTYFMEGFEDKWRNINNRRSVTFTNLAPGKYTLHVKGSNNDGVWNEVGTSLDIVILPEFYETWWFIAGIVLLSGLSILQISRMRTAFLVQRGEELKRHNIELNTQIESRRKAHRKARQRADYFRSVISLSPVPMAIHNVAGNITHLNQGWVDLWGAEKTDDIIRDYQVDQDSLAQQFELGKHFHEALGGEIIKLPEVTFTAPDGQNRVVHILLYPLKEIAGSINQVMISMEDVTEIVHHRELIEKSLVEKELLLKEVHHRVKNNLQIIASLLGLQKAGMKDGEIYQTIDDFRNRVNSMALVHDALYRSPEFNNIDIAVYIENLIKELQVAFKLDDSSIQLLTDIPGINLSVDLAIPCGLIINELITNSLKYAFPNPGGTNNQITIKFTRLENDYMRIEVHDNGVGVPEPVVWDSVQSLGLYLVKILSEQQLMGTVDLN; this comes from the coding sequence ATGATTGATTCTGTTAAGCTTCTCCTTCTCCTCGTTCTAGCCTCTGTTGCTATTGGTCAGGATATTCCTTCCTATCAATTTGAGACCATCGATATTAATGATGGTCTTTCCCTCAACAACGTGATGACTATTACCCAGGATAAGTACGGTTTCATGTGGTTTGGAACCGAAGATGGTCTGAACCGCTATGATGGTGTCTCTTTCAAAGTATTCCGCCATGATCCACTTGATTCAACATCTATTAACTCCAGTTCTATCTTTTCAACCCTGGTTGATAGTCACGGAGATCTTTGGGTCGCAACCTATGTTTTTGGTCTCAATAAATATGATTATGAAACTGAAAGTTTTCTCCATTACCCGAAAGAATCACCAGCCGGTCTCACTATTGGCGATGCCTCGATCTACAGTTTGCTTGAAGATCACAACGGGTATATCTGGTTGGGAACCTCTGGCTCTGGCCTTTTCCGATTTGACCCTGTAACAGGTCAGCTATCAACTGTGCAAGATCTCATTTCAAATGATATCGCCCTCACAGACTCGATAGTATATTCACTTTTCGAGGATCACAACAATCAACTCTGGATTCCCACCCTTAATGGGTTGAATGTCCTTGACCTGGAAACTTTTGCCCTGCGAACCTATAAATACGATCCCAATGACTCAACCAGCCTTTTTGATAATAGTGTTAATTGTATTTACGAATCTTTTGATGGTGGGGAGTATCAGATCTGGATCGGAACCAATTGGGGTGGATTCGAAAAGTACGATCAGGAAAATGATAATTTTATTCATTATGGAATTCATTCTACCAACAATCCGGACTACCCGGAAACCAGTATCAACTACATGATCCAGGAGAACCAGGATCGAATTTGGCTGGGAACTGATTCCAAGGGCATCATGATCGTGGACACCCAGGGTAACCTGTTGGAAACTATTGCCCGTAAGATCTATGATGACACGGCTTTAAACGATGATGTGATCCAACATCTTTATGATGACGGTGATATTATCTGGGTGGCCACCTCAAGTGGTGGTGTGGGTAAATATGTCCGAAATCGTAAGAAGATTTACACAATCGGCTATGACCCATTAGACCCAGACGGTCTACATGACAACCGGGTTGTAAAGATCGAGCCAGACCAAAAAGGGAATTTTTGGATCGCAACCTGGACCACTGGCTTATCATTATACAACCCTGAGTCACAAAGCTTTAAGGTTTTCCAACACGACCCGGATGACCCGGGAAGCGTTAGCGATAATGCAATTCAGGATATGCTGGTTGATAAAAATAACAATTTGTGGGTTATATCCGGTTCCACAACTCTGGATGTCCTCAGAAACGGTGAAAGCAGCTTTGAACATCTTGAAGCCTCCCAGGAACCTGGTGGTCTACCCAGCCAATACCTGCTTACCATCTTCGAGGATCAGGCTGGATTCATCTGGTTTGGCAGCTGGGAAGAAGGTCTTTTTAAACTGGATCCGGCGACCATGCAATTTCAGATTCATTGTGAGCCTGCTGTAAATAATATCACGCTGGGGGATATTTCATTCTACTCAATGTTTGAAGATTCACGAGGCATGTTGTGGATCGGCGCTGAGAATGAGGGCTTGATCAGTTATAATCAAGAAAAGGGTTCATTAAAGCAATTCAAATCTGTTCCCGGTGACCCCTACGCCCTGCCTAATAATGATGTCATGTGTTTTCACGAGGATGATGCAGGCTTCATCTGGCTCGGTACCTACGGAGGTGGTTTAACCAAGTTTGATCCACTCAACAACACCTTTGAGAATTTTGGCATTGAACAGGGCCTGGTTAATGCCGCGGTCTATAAAATCTTTGAGGATATCCATGGTCATCTCTGGTTAAGTACCAATTACGGACTGGCCAGATTTGACAAAGAACAAAAACTATTTAAGTCATTCGGAGTTGATGATGGTGTTTTAAGCAAAGAGTTCAATCCTGGTGGCTGTGTAGATGAAAATGGCTTGATGTATTTTTGCGGGGTTCAAGGGGTAACTTATTTTGATCCTACTCAAATCACCGACAATAAGCACATCCCGCCAATCCATTTTACAGACCTGTCTATTATGAATTACCCTATAGAGATAAACAAACTTTATCATGATCGATTGGTTTTAGAAAGATCGCTTACCGAGAATCCTACGATTCAGCTTTTTCCTGAAGATCTATTCTTTAGTGTTCGCTTTTCAGCTTTGGATTACTATTACTCTGAGAATAATCAGTACACCTATTTCATGGAAGGCTTTGAGGATAAATGGCGCAATATTAACAACCGGAGGAGTGTCACATTCACCAATCTTGCTCCTGGTAAATATACTTTACACGTGAAGGGCAGCAACAATGATGGTGTTTGGAATGAGGTGGGAACTTCACTGGATATTGTTATCCTGCCTGAGTTTTATGAAACCTGGTGGTTTATTGCCGGAATTGTTTTGCTCAGCGGCCTTTCCATTTTACAAATTTCACGAATGCGCACTGCTTTCCTGGTTCAGCGTGGAGAGGAGCTCAAACGCCACAATATTGAGCTCAATACCCAGATAGAATCACGCCGCAAAGCACATCGCAAAGCACGTCAACGGGCTGATTATTTTAGATCCGTAATCTCTCTATCTCCAGTACCCATGGCTATCCACAATGTGGCAGGAAATATCACTCATTTAAATCAGGGTTGGGTCGATCTCTGGGGAGCGGAAAAAACCGATGATATCATTCGAGACTACCAGGTTGACCAGGATTCTCTAGCACAACAATTTGAACTGGGGAAACATTTTCATGAGGCACTGGGAGGGGAGATTATCAAGCTTCCTGAAGTAACCTTTACTGCTCCTGATGGGCAAAATAGAGTAGTGCACATCCTACTTTATCCTCTGAAAGAAATCGCAGGATCGATAAATCAAGTTATGATATCCATGGAAGATGTAACTGAAATCGTGCACCATCGAGAGCTGATTGAAAAATCACTGGTTGAAAAAGAGCTGCTCCTGAAAGAGGTTCACCATCGAGTGAAAAATAACCTGCAGATCATTGCCAGTCTTCTGGGGCTTCAAAAAGCTGGTATGAAAGATGGAGAAATTTACCAAACCATAGATGATTTCCGCAATCGGGTGAATTCTATGGCATTGGTGCATGATGCTTTGTATCGATCGCCCGAATTTAACAATATCGATATTGCAGTTTACATTGAGAATCTTATCAAAGAGTTGCAGGTTGCCTTTAAACTGGACGATTCATCTATTCAATTATTAACTGATATCCCGGGGATCAACCTCTCGGTTGATTTAGCCATCCCCTGCGGGTTGATCATCAATGAACTGATCACTAATTCCTTGAAATATGCCTTTCCGAACCCTGGTGGAACCAATAATCAGATAACTATTAAATTCACCCGGCTTGAAAATGATTACATGAGAATTGAAGTCCACGATAATGGGGTCGGTGTGCCCGAACCAGTAGTCTGGGATTCAGTCCAATCGTTAGGTCTCTATCTGGTAAAGATCCTGAGTGAGCAACAATTAATGGGCACAGTTGACCTTAATA